From one Rhopalosiphum padi isolate XX-2018 chromosome 2, ASM2088224v1, whole genome shotgun sequence genomic stretch:
- the LOC132919131 gene encoding ATP-dependent Clp protease ATP-binding subunit clpX-like, mitochondrial: protein MIKNVLGVVFLHGIDDISCLHESRRLRKIDFGGKSTELFCGKSVQEGMLQMLEGTVINVPVKKFRWNRTVKVDTTDIMFIASGVFTGLDRIISHRINQNSLGSRAEMDSEMRNRRADTSTDSYYTDIEKENAERDELFKKVEPRDLYEFGMLPELVKKFPDLAPFQYLNRNKLFDILTEPKNGIVKQFKLLFSLRNVQLTFTDDALRAIASQALEKKIGAQGLIEILASILSDPIRIVPGSDIVIIHITEDVVNGKIKPFCISGKPPLSLKSKILETRYKIKISKHQENPMYSSYYKIIKKTNQVKLTSISHLIPRLYKR, encoded by the exons atgattaaaaatgttttaggaGTTGTTTTCTTGCATGGAATTGATGATATCAGTTGTTTACATGAAAGTCGTCGATTAAGGAAAATTGATTTTGGAGGTAAAAGCACAGAATTATTCTGTGGTAAAAGCGTCCAAGAAGGAATGTTACAA ATGTTGGAAGGTACTGTTATTAATGTACCAGTAAAAAAGTTTCGTTGGAATAGAACAGTAAAAGTTGATACTACTGATATAATGTTTATTGCTTCTGGAGTATTTACTGGTCTTGATAGAATTATAAGTCACAGgataaatcaaaat AGTCTAGGATCTCGTGCAGAGATGGATAGTGAAATGAGAAATAGAAGAGCTGATACTTCAACAGAttcatattatactgatattgaaaaagaaaatgcTGAACGAgatgaattgtttaaaaaagtCGAACCAAGAGATTTATATGAATTTGGAATGTTACCT gaGCTTGTTAAAAAGTTTCCAGATTTAGCCCCATTCCAATACTTAAATAGGAACAAACTATTCGATATTCTTACTGAGCCAAAAAATGGTATAGTCAAACAGTTCAAGTTACTATTTAGCTTACGCAATGTCCAGTTAACATTCACAGATGATGCACTAAGAGCGATTGCCTCACAAgccctagaaaaaaaaataggtgcTCAAGGGTTAATAGAAATTTTG GCATCAATTTTGTCGGATCCAATACGTATAGTTCCTGGATCtgatatagtaattatacatataactgaGGATGTAGTCAATGGTAAAATCAAACCAT TTTGTATATCTGGCAAACCGCCTCTCTCATTAAAGAGTAAAATACTCGAaacaagatataaaataaaaatatccaaacACCAAGAAAATCCTATGTACTCGTCGtactataaaatcataaaaaaaactaaccaGGTAAAGCTGACAAGTATATCTCATCTCATTCCACGACTATACAAAAGATAA
- the LOC132919130 gene encoding ATP-dependent Clp protease ATP-binding subunit ClpX-like: protein MYRAIVTFKKLGNKFCTTLRTVNYSVCQSGFTDAGKSLVSLHPCWRADGQLYKSSMVFSNPVVIQRSFHQTSPEKYIPKITSSYENTALEKGNIMLLGPTGAGKRTMAQLTAKKLDLPLSISWAGDHIKNIIGKLLRQVNYDVERAQTAVEPLVKFHSLKLILLGC, encoded by the exons atgtatagagcCATAGTCACCTTCAAAAA attaggtAACAAGTTCTGCACCACCTTGCGAACCGTTAATTATTCAGTCTGCCAATCCGGGTTCACCGACGCTGGTAAAAG tttggTGTCTCTTCATCCGTGCTGGCGCGCTGATGGGCAGTTGTACAAGTCATCCATGGTTTTCAGCAATCCTGTAGTAATTCAGCGTAGTTTTCATCAGACTTCGCCAGAAA AGTATATTCCTAAAATTACTTCATCATATGAAAATACAGCGTTAGAAAAGGGTAACATAATGTTGTTGGGGCCTACAGGAGCTG gAAAAAGGACAATGGCTCAACTAACAGCTAAGAAATTAGACTTACCACTTTCAATTAGTTGGGCGGGAgaccatataaaaaatataattgggaAACTGTTAAGGCAAGTAAATTATGATGTTGAAAGGGCTCAAACTGCag ttgagCCACTGGTCAAGTTTCATTCATTAAAACTCATCCTATTGGGatgctaa